A single window of Archangium gephyra DNA harbors:
- a CDS encoding CHAT domain-containing protein — protein sequence MASELWLEIDINRVGEELSATARGGQNVQLPAHSLGARFSSERVRQFGEWVKRAAADTASLTRSHPEGKALREAQDLYQALFQPGLLEILHKLQGAAGSEPVLLRLNPQELELKAIPWEALCRPGSTLDFLGTSQEVLLVRGVESTRFLQPREVKGAVRLLVISPSDEDAPERLRAMLHPSIQAGELEWLEPLTGPRASKSFLQDRLRREPVPHILHFIGHGGLDDEGAPSLQLVSREEEPPGFKVELLAQELMAAFRTDLRLVVLESCEGAQPGELASAAELLARSGAAAVVAHLWPVKADVARHCSAAFYRSLTQAAAQRGDVARSLHDARRSILGQYEQSAEAFSPVLYLRGHESTLFDFKRRKVVPPSPPTQVKPAASTDPGVGALLELLQQPFSLLLGDHGSGTFEPLHKLLREQLQEAPWTAPEHLPLSALAQRYALQSGEDELRLRFQEAVNRDVLPSMPLVEELARWLRPGFHITLLRQPVLELALAAHRPDVPLYVIQPSKSKERPLIRQHVAGKGWVPLAEPPASFNAKRDVVLVRLYRGYMPDPVFAPPLLTEDDYLRNVRELESVLPQTLADTILSTLANQPALLLGMSLLSWDHRHLLQCLFNRALPGRSTVLLEPEDATGNAWYEGRGLPRGVGIQTAQVASSGLAGLLTELRPGLRPGESQ from the coding sequence GTGGCTTCGGAGCTGTGGCTGGAGATTGACATCAACCGGGTGGGGGAGGAGCTCAGCGCCACGGCCCGGGGAGGCCAGAACGTGCAGCTTCCCGCCCACTCCCTGGGGGCACGGTTCTCGTCGGAGCGCGTGCGCCAGTTCGGTGAGTGGGTGAAACGGGCGGCGGCGGACACCGCCTCCCTGACGCGCTCCCACCCAGAGGGCAAGGCACTCCGCGAGGCGCAGGACCTCTACCAGGCGCTCTTCCAGCCGGGGCTGCTGGAGATCCTGCACAAGCTCCAGGGCGCCGCGGGGAGCGAGCCGGTGTTGCTGCGGCTCAACCCCCAGGAGCTCGAGCTGAAGGCCATCCCCTGGGAGGCCCTCTGCCGGCCGGGCTCGACGCTCGACTTCCTGGGCACCTCGCAGGAGGTGCTCCTCGTCCGCGGCGTCGAGTCGACACGCTTCCTGCAGCCACGCGAGGTGAAGGGGGCCGTCCGGCTGCTCGTCATCTCTCCCTCGGACGAGGACGCACCCGAGCGGCTGCGCGCGATGCTGCACCCGAGCATCCAGGCCGGAGAGCTCGAGTGGCTGGAGCCGCTCACCGGCCCGCGGGCGAGCAAGTCCTTCCTCCAGGATCGATTGCGGCGGGAGCCCGTCCCGCACATCCTCCACTTCATCGGGCACGGGGGACTGGACGATGAGGGGGCTCCCAGCCTGCAGCTGGTGAGCAGGGAGGAGGAGCCGCCCGGGTTCAAGGTGGAGCTGCTGGCCCAGGAGCTGATGGCCGCCTTCCGCACGGATCTGCGCCTGGTCGTCCTGGAGTCCTGCGAAGGGGCGCAGCCCGGGGAGCTGGCGAGCGCGGCGGAGCTGCTGGCCCGCTCCGGGGCCGCCGCGGTGGTGGCGCACCTGTGGCCCGTGAAGGCGGACGTGGCACGGCACTGCTCGGCGGCCTTCTATCGCTCGCTCACCCAGGCCGCGGCGCAACGGGGAGATGTGGCGCGCAGCCTGCACGACGCGCGGCGCAGCATCCTGGGGCAGTACGAGCAGAGCGCGGAGGCCTTCTCCCCGGTGCTGTACCTGCGGGGGCACGAGTCCACCCTGTTCGATTTCAAGCGCCGCAAGGTCGTCCCCCCGAGCCCTCCCACCCAGGTGAAGCCGGCGGCTTCGACGGACCCCGGAGTGGGGGCGCTGTTGGAGCTGCTCCAGCAACCCTTCTCGCTGCTGCTGGGAGACCACGGGAGCGGCACCTTCGAGCCCCTCCACAAACTGCTGCGCGAGCAGCTCCAGGAGGCCCCCTGGACCGCGCCCGAGCACCTGCCGCTGAGCGCGCTGGCCCAGCGGTATGCGTTGCAGTCCGGGGAGGACGAGCTGCGCCTGCGCTTCCAGGAGGCGGTCAACCGGGACGTGCTTCCGTCGATGCCGCTCGTGGAGGAGCTGGCCCGGTGGTTGAGACCCGGGTTCCACATCACGCTCTTGCGGCAGCCCGTGTTGGAGCTGGCGCTCGCCGCGCACCGTCCCGACGTGCCGCTCTACGTCATCCAGCCTTCGAAGTCGAAGGAGCGGCCCCTCATCCGCCAACACGTGGCCGGGAAGGGCTGGGTGCCACTGGCCGAGCCGCCGGCCTCCTTCAATGCGAAGCGGGATGTGGTGCTGGTGCGGCTCTACCGTGGCTACATGCCCGACCCGGTGTTCGCCCCTCCGCTGCTCACCGAGGACGACTACCTGCGCAACGTGCGCGAGCTCGAGTCCGTGCTGCCCCAGACCCTGGCCGACACGATCTTGAGCACCCTGGCCAACCAGCCCGCGCTGCTGCTGGGCATGTCCCTGCTGTCGTGGGACCACCGCCACCTGCTCCAGTGCCTCTTCAACCGGGCGCTGCCAGGCAGGAGCACCGTGCTCCTGGAGCCGGAGGACGCCACGGGCAACGCCTGGTACGAGGGCCGCGGCCTGCCCAGGGGCGTGGGCATCCAGACCGCCCAGGTCGCCTCCTCGGGACTGGCCGGGCTCCTGACCGAGCTGCGGCCGGGGCTACGGCCTGGAGAGTCCCAATGA
- a CDS encoding DUF4384 domain-containing protein, producing the protein MKPLPAPPRGPGCPPVVVLEYLAAGDPVEPGTPVHVAACAACGEHVRALTEASEAYRRSHPPERFLRKLEAREVAPPAWRRWLLGSAAASACAVLLTVLTLRGTDEVRLKGGTEFGVYVKRAGEAAPLRLASGAKVRAGEVLRFHYQPPGDGWLLLVSIDGTGQLTVFHPYQGTAAARVAGGTLSVLEESIALDEAPGPERLAAIFSPEPFTLEELRGWLRGPSSSAPRIDCPHCQVEWVVLEKSP; encoded by the coding sequence ATGAAGCCCTTGCCCGCCCCACCCCGGGGCCCCGGTTGTCCTCCCGTGGTGGTGCTCGAGTACCTGGCCGCGGGAGATCCCGTCGAGCCCGGCACCCCGGTGCACGTCGCCGCTTGCGCGGCGTGCGGGGAGCACGTCCGGGCGCTCACGGAGGCGAGCGAGGCGTACCGCCGCTCCCACCCTCCCGAGCGGTTCCTGCGCAAGCTGGAGGCTCGCGAGGTGGCCCCACCGGCCTGGCGGCGCTGGCTGCTCGGCTCGGCCGCGGCAAGCGCCTGCGCGGTGCTGCTGACCGTGCTGACCCTGCGGGGGACCGACGAGGTCCGCTTGAAGGGAGGCACGGAGTTCGGCGTGTACGTGAAGCGCGCCGGGGAAGCCGCGCCGCTCCGGCTGGCTTCCGGGGCGAAGGTCCGAGCGGGAGAGGTGCTGCGCTTCCACTACCAGCCTCCGGGCGATGGCTGGCTCCTGCTCGTCAGCATCGATGGGACGGGACAGCTCACCGTCTTCCACCCCTACCAGGGCACGGCCGCGGCGCGGGTGGCCGGCGGCACCCTCTCGGTGCTGGAGGAGAGCATCGCGCTCGATGAGGCCCCGGGCCCCGAGCGCCTCGCGGCCATCTTCAGCCCGGAGCCCTTCACCCTGGAGGAGCTCCGGGGCTGGCTGCGAGGCCCCTCCTCCAGCGCGCCGCGCATCGACTGCCCCCACTGCCAGGTGGAGTGGGTCGTCCTCGAGAAGAGCCCATGA
- a CDS encoding GNAT family N-acetyltransferase, with amino-acid sequence MSPVPPVTEIGPRDAALQRAFCDYVPQVFRTVDFRRWCAWGEWNDDYRAFAVLEDGRVVANASVTRMRLRLEGHEVQAFQLGAVGCVPSHRGRGLARRVMAAALDACGDAPVLLFANPRVRQFYPLFGFEPWPQTLFSAPHEAVPEGPPAPTLDLEDAKVRADFATLSREGLPVTERFGARDYATIASWYAANGFSRPLRGLGAGAWVSADIEGDTLYLDDIFAREPFDLRAWLPRLIDRPIRSIRFGFTPERWWPGALEAGEDLEADLFVRKLSLSREPHRFPVLART; translated from the coding sequence ATGAGCCCCGTCCCGCCGGTCACCGAGATTGGTCCTCGCGACGCCGCGCTGCAGCGCGCGTTCTGCGACTACGTCCCCCAGGTGTTCCGCACCGTGGACTTCCGGCGCTGGTGTGCGTGGGGCGAGTGGAATGACGACTACCGCGCGTTCGCGGTGCTCGAGGACGGCCGCGTCGTGGCCAATGCCTCGGTGACGCGGATGCGGCTGCGGCTGGAGGGGCACGAGGTACAGGCCTTCCAACTCGGCGCGGTGGGCTGCGTGCCCTCGCACCGCGGGCGGGGCCTGGCGCGCCGGGTGATGGCGGCGGCGCTGGACGCCTGTGGAGACGCGCCGGTGCTGCTGTTCGCCAACCCCCGTGTGCGCCAGTTCTACCCGCTCTTCGGTTTCGAGCCCTGGCCGCAGACGCTCTTCTCCGCCCCGCACGAGGCCGTCCCCGAGGGCCCGCCAGCGCCGACGCTCGACCTGGAGGACGCGAAGGTGCGCGCGGACTTCGCCACGCTCTCGCGCGAAGGGCTCCCGGTGACGGAGCGTTTCGGCGCGCGAGACTACGCGACGATCGCGAGCTGGTACGCGGCCAACGGCTTCTCCCGGCCCCTGCGCGGGCTCGGTGCCGGCGCGTGGGTGTCCGCGGACATCGAGGGCGACACGCTGTACCTCGATGACATCTTCGCCCGCGAGCCCTTCGATCTGCGCGCCTGGCTTCCGCGCCTGATTGATCGGCCCATCCGGAGCATCCGGTTTGGCTTCACGCCGGAGCGCTGGTGGCCCGGCGCGCTGGAGGCGGGCGAGGACCTCGAGGCCGACTTGTTCGTGCGCAAGCTGTCCCTGTCTCGCGAGCCCCACCGCTTCCCCGTGCTGGCCCGGACGTGA
- a CDS encoding RNA polymerase sigma factor, translating to MGPEQLSALYDKYGYSLHQRCLLLLGNRADAEDAVQDVFVRVRHYHGSLKAPVTLAWLYAIANHVCFDKAKRRAREEPWEPPELAELDPRRQGAPEDADRRALVSSVMGQLDGRMRDIVILHHIEGWTQEEIAAQTGYSRRTVGKKLAGFAELLRERWRKFRELTSPEVKP from the coding sequence GTGGGCCCCGAACAGCTCTCAGCGTTATACGACAAGTACGGCTACTCCCTTCACCAACGGTGCCTGCTGCTGCTGGGCAACCGAGCGGATGCGGAGGACGCCGTGCAGGATGTCTTCGTGCGGGTGCGCCACTACCACGGCTCGCTCAAGGCGCCCGTCACCCTGGCGTGGCTTTACGCCATCGCGAACCACGTCTGTTTCGACAAGGCGAAGCGCCGGGCCCGCGAAGAGCCCTGGGAGCCCCCCGAGCTGGCCGAGCTGGATCCCCGGCGCCAGGGCGCTCCGGAGGATGCGGATCGCCGTGCCCTCGTCTCCTCCGTGATGGGCCAGCTCGACGGCCGCATGCGGGACATCGTCATCCTCCACCACATCGAGGGGTGGACCCAGGAGGAGATCGCCGCCCAGACGGGCTACTCGCGCCGCACCGTGGGCAAGAAGCTCGCGGGCTTCGCGGAGTTGCTGCGCGAGCGGTGGCGGAAGTTCCGCGAACTGACATCCCCGGAGGTGAAGCCATGA
- a CDS encoding cyclic nucleotide-binding domain-containing protein — protein sequence MSRITSTEVVLPSSLSAEARHQLTDSLYAVHAQLFESEEEREAWASHDRPDALYFLETATSHAEGHGLLTVAPITLETVLSMARPLLKRRLRQSMVKLAARVLGTRLGARLCRSLVVHALRHVPLFAQLDEATLRVLAERAELLVLPAGREVFQAGSASDELYLLETGVVHVLTQGGKFMDELGSGAVFGELALLTRERRTATVRTAAASTLIRIPRSALLPLLEGNEHLRERMWKTLAERRFDDVVRGLEGYGHLGRTRRLSLLRSGEHRELRPQEWQKIEAGTHLFVLSGAVDFEHQGLVVTQRDSTLLEVGQPLRVRAREATRLVLLNPQAEALGPGA from the coding sequence ATGTCCCGCATCACGAGCACCGAGGTCGTCCTCCCCTCCTCCCTGTCCGCCGAGGCGCGGCACCAGCTCACCGACAGCCTCTACGCCGTCCACGCGCAGCTCTTCGAGTCGGAGGAGGAGCGCGAGGCGTGGGCCTCCCACGACAGGCCCGATGCGCTCTACTTCCTCGAGACCGCGACCAGCCATGCCGAAGGACACGGGCTGTTGACGGTGGCGCCCATCACCCTGGAGACCGTGCTGAGCATGGCGCGCCCCCTGCTGAAGCGGCGGCTGCGCCAGTCCATGGTGAAGCTGGCGGCCCGGGTGCTGGGCACTCGGCTCGGGGCGCGACTGTGCCGCTCCCTGGTGGTCCACGCGTTGCGCCACGTGCCGCTCTTCGCCCAGCTCGACGAGGCCACCCTGCGCGTCCTGGCCGAGCGCGCGGAGCTCCTCGTGCTGCCCGCGGGCCGCGAGGTCTTCCAGGCGGGAAGTGCCAGTGACGAGCTGTACCTGCTGGAGACCGGCGTGGTCCATGTGCTGACCCAGGGAGGGAAGTTCATGGACGAGCTGGGCAGCGGTGCCGTGTTCGGGGAGCTGGCCCTGCTCACCCGCGAGCGCCGCACGGCGACCGTCCGCACGGCGGCGGCCTCGACGCTCATCCGCATTCCCCGCTCGGCGCTCCTGCCGCTGCTCGAGGGGAATGAGCACCTGCGCGAGCGGATGTGGAAGACGCTCGCCGAGCGGCGCTTCGACGATGTGGTGCGGGGGCTGGAGGGCTACGGGCACCTGGGGCGCACGCGCCGGCTCTCCCTGCTGCGCTCCGGAGAGCACCGCGAGCTGAGGCCGCAGGAGTGGCAGAAGATCGAGGCGGGCACCCACCTGTTCGTGCTGTCGGGCGCGGTGGACTTCGAGCATCAGGGGCTGGTGGTGACCCAGCGGGACTCCACGCTCCTGGAGGTCGGCCAACCGCTCCGGGTGAGGGCCCGGGAAGCCACGCGGCTCGTGCTCCTGAATCCTCAGGCGGAGGCGCTTGGGCCCGGGGCGTGA